From the genome of Oxyura jamaicensis isolate SHBP4307 breed ruddy duck chromosome 2, BPBGC_Ojam_1.0, whole genome shotgun sequence, one region includes:
- the BAG1 gene encoding BAG family molecular chaperone regulator 1 isoform X1, with translation MAAPGAAVTVTVTYSNEKHSIQVAPQQEDCEPTLQDMALLIEQVTGVPVPFQKLIYKGKSLKELEQPLSALGVKNGCKVMLIGKRNSPEEEAELKKLKDLEKSVEQIANKLEEVNKEFTGIQKGFLAKDLQAEALKQLDKRIKGTAEQFMKILEQIDAINLPENFSDCKLKKKGLVKRVQAFLAQCDTIEGNIGQEMDKLQSKNLALVE, from the exons gtAATGAAAAACACAGTATTCAGGTTGCTCCTCAACAGGAAGATTGTGAACCTACGCTACAAGACATGGCTCTACTTATTGAACAAGTCACTGGTGTTCCAGTGCCTTTTCAGAAACTTATATACAAAG GAAAGTCTCTGAAAGAATTGGAACAACCATTGTCAGCACTTGGTGTTAAAAACGGTTGCAAAGTCATGTTGATTGGAAAAAGG aataGTCCAGAAGAAGAGGCTGAATTAAAGAAGTTAAAAGATCTGGAGAAGTCAGTGGAGCAAATAGCTAATAAGTTAGAGGAAGTTAATAAAGAGTTCACAGGTATCCAGAAG GGATTTTTGGCAAAGGATCTTCAAGCAGAAGCTCTAAAACAGCTTGACAAGAGGATAAAAGGAACTGCAGAGCAGTTCATGAAGATCCTGGAACAGATTGATGCCATT AACCTGCCAGAGAATTTCAGTGATtgcaaactaaaaaagaaagggTTGGTGAAAAGGGTTCAG GCTTTTCTTGCCCAGTGTGATACTATTGAAGGAAATATTGGACAAGAAATGGACAAGCTACAGTCAAAGAATTTGGCACTGGTGGAATGA
- the BAG1 gene encoding BAG family molecular chaperone regulator 1 isoform X2 has translation MAAPGAAVTVTVTYSNEKHSIQVAPQQEDCEPTLQDMALLIEQVTGVPVPFQKLIYKGKSLKELEQPLSALGVKNGCKVMLIGKRNSPEEEAELKKLKDLEKSVEQIANKLEEVNKEFTGIQKGFLAKDLQAEALKQLDKRIKGTAEQFMKILEQIDAILLPLYVSKSLLHNICF, from the exons gtAATGAAAAACACAGTATTCAGGTTGCTCCTCAACAGGAAGATTGTGAACCTACGCTACAAGACATGGCTCTACTTATTGAACAAGTCACTGGTGTTCCAGTGCCTTTTCAGAAACTTATATACAAAG GAAAGTCTCTGAAAGAATTGGAACAACCATTGTCAGCACTTGGTGTTAAAAACGGTTGCAAAGTCATGTTGATTGGAAAAAGG aataGTCCAGAAGAAGAGGCTGAATTAAAGAAGTTAAAAGATCTGGAGAAGTCAGTGGAGCAAATAGCTAATAAGTTAGAGGAAGTTAATAAAGAGTTCACAGGTATCCAGAAG GGATTTTTGGCAAAGGATCTTCAAGCAGAAGCTCTAAAACAGCTTGACAAGAGGATAAAAGGAACTGCAGAGCAGTTCATGAAGATCCTGGAACAGATTGATGCCATT CTCTTGCCCCTGTATGTCTCCAAAAGTCTACTTCACAACATCTGTTTCTAA